CCGGCACGGGTACGCACTCGAATGGAAGGATTCCGGCGTTGAGGGATGGGTTTATCTGACCGCGTTACCAGCAATAGAGCCACACGGCCCGCGTCTGCGGTTCAAAGTCTTCCCGGGCGGTTTGTCATGACCGACATCTCCCAGATCGCCCTCGAGTTCTGCCGTGAAGTGCTGGGGTGGAGCGACGCTTCTGCCGAGTTCGCGGTGGACGGTGTCATCTGGAATGGGAAGTCCAACGAGCAGATCACCGGGTTTCGCTTTGATGACCTGAACGGTGTCATGGAAGCGGTGCGTGGGTGGTGCGACACGAACAACGCCGTGATCGAGACTTCCTGTGCCAAGGACAGCGTCGTGGCTCGCGTTCGGCTTCTCAGTTTCGATGGCGAACCGTTCTGGCAGCATTGCGACACCCTTCAAGAAGCCCTCCTCGCCGCCTGCGTCGACGCCAGTAGGAAGCTGAAGGCCGCCGACCGAACTTCATACGCCGGCTCCGTGTCGGTTCCCACGGTCAACCGATAGGAGTAGCCATGCGAAAACTTGCCAGCATCCAGACCGTAAACGCGGTTGAGCCGATCCCCAACGCTGACGCCATCGAGAAGATCCGCGTCCTCGGCTGGTGGGTCGTGTCGAAGAAGGGCGAGCACAAGGTCGGCGATAAGCTAGTTTACTGCGAAATCGACAGTCTTCTGCCCGTGCGGCCGGAGTTCGAGTTCCTCCGCCCCAGCAGCTTCAAGCCCGCCCAGACCGACGCATCGGGTGTCGAGACGTTGCCCGCCGGATTTCGCATCAAGACGGTAAAGCTCCGCGGGCAGGTGTCACAGGGCATCTGCTTCCCACTCTCCCTCCTCCCAGCCGGTGCGCCGGACGAGGAAGGGGCCGACGCCACCGACTTGCTCGGCGTGCGGAAGTGGGAGCCGCCGTTGCCCGTCGGCATGGGCGGTAAGGTGAAAGGCGGTTTCCCCGGCTTCCTGCCGAAGACGGACGAGACCCGCGTGCAGGTGCTGGAAGCCGCCTTGCTGCGGCATCAGGGCAAGACGTTCTACGTCACCGAAAAACTGGACGGCACGTCGTTCACCGCTTTTCTGCGTCAGGGCGAGTTCGGCATTTGTAGCCGCAACCTGTGGATGGACGAGGCCGACGAGTCAAACGTACTCGCTCGCGTCGCCAAAGGGTTAAAACTGGAGGAGAAGCTCCGTGCCGCCCGCGAGAAACTCGGGCACGACGTGGCGATTCAGGCCGAGGTCATCGGGCCGGGCATCCAGAAGAACAAGTACGCCCTGAAGGAGGTGACACTCCGGGTGTTCAGCGTTCTGAACGTGGATACCTACCGTCTCGTTGACCACCCCGTGAAGCTGGCAGTGCTGGCCGATATGGGCGTCGAACCGGTGCCGCAGCTCGGGATGATCATGCTCAACCACACGGTCGATGAGCTAGTTGCGTTCTCGGAAGGGACGAGCGTGCTGAACCCGCAGGTGCAGCGCGAGGGCATTGTGCTCAGGCCACTGGTCGAGGAATACGACGAAGACATCGGTGGCCGCCTCAGCTTCAAGGCGATCAACCCGAAATTCCTGCTCAAGTACGACGAGTGACCGGGGCTGCGGTGAGCCCCCTCCGCGAAACGTGGGGCATGTCGCTTAGCTTTGAGGAATCGCTGCAGTTGTCGGTAGCGGCAGCGGATTCCTTCCCGCGAACGCCATGAATCGCTCGTGCAGGCGATCGATGTCGGGCGACCCGTACCGTTGCTCGATCATCTTCACCGAGGTGCCGAAAAGCTGTGCTGCGACGTAGATGTCACCCCCGTCATCCAGCCACTTGCTGATTGCAGCGTGACGGAACCCGTAAATTTTGACTTCCTTCGTGTTGATCTCGTGCTCCTGCATGTACGCCAGCACTCGCGGACGCTTTAGCAGCCACTGTCGCCACTTCTGGGTACAGTTCGTCAAACCCCACTCGTCGCCCCGCAAGGTGCGGAACAGCACACCCTCGGGATGCTTCGCGACACACTCCTCGACGTAAGCCCTCGCTTCCGGGCTGAGGAAGATGATCCGGTCACGTCGCGTCTTGGCGGCCGTTTTGTGAACGTAACCCCTCGTCGCGTTCCACCGGAACACCAGCTTCCCGTTCTGGTAGTTGTGGGCTTCGGCCTTCCGAAGTTCGATGGGTCGCGCTCCCGTAGATCTGAGCAACCACAGCAGCCTGCCGAACTGCTCGGTGAACCCGACGTTCCGCAGATGTACGGCTGGCGTGCCGGTTCGGTTCTTGCGGTTGTATGTGGCCCGCTCGAAACACTCCGAGATCAGGATGTCCATCAGGCCGTCGCTCAGGCGTGCTTCTCTGCCTCGCAGCAACGGGACTGGCCGCTCGATTTTCCCCGCCAGCGGGTTGGTCAGGATGAACCCCTTGCGAACCGCCCATGAGATGGCACCGAGGATCAAGGCAACAGCGTGGGCCTTCGTGGTCGAGTTCCACGTCTCCTGCGCGTTCAGCCACTGGTCGAACGCGTAGGGCTTCAGTTCGGCCACCTTTATTCTCGGCGTCCCCTGAAGTGACACAAGTCGTCCTTGCGGGTCAGCGCTCGTCGGCAGAGGATAGGCCTGTCGCCGTAATCCGTATTCGGGAGGCCGATGATGCGCCCCCACATTCGTTTCCCGAGGCCGTGGTCGAAGCGATCGCGCGTGATCGGTATGGGCACCCGGACCCGCGCGTTCAGGAGCATGGAGATCCTTTGGCTCAAGAGCAAGAACCAGACCCACGGGTGCATCGCCGAGCTGGCCAATGTGTCGCGGTCCACGGTCCAGCGGGTGCTGCGGATCTTCGCGGTCAAAGGTCTGGACGGCGTCCGGTCGTTCGGTTGGAAAGGCCAGCCCAGCGCCCTGACGCCGCACCGGGCCACGATCGAAGAGGAGTTCCGCGCGTCCGCCGCACACGGCTCACGACGCGGCGCGGCGGATCGAGGAGCGGACCGGCGTCCGACGGAAGCCATCACGGGTCCGTAAGTTCCTGAAGGACGACCTGGGGATGAAGTGCCTGAAGGTGGCCCCAATCCCGGTCCCACCGAAGAAGACCGTCGTGGAACACGCCCGAACGCAGGCGGACTTTTTAAAAGGCGGAACTGGAACCGAAGCTGGGCGCAGGCTCGGGGCGGTAACCGGACCGTGTATTTCGTAGACGCGTCGCACTTCGTGTTGGCGTCGTTCCTGGGGTGGGTGTGGTGCTTCGTGCGGCTGTATGTGCGGGCGGCGAGTGGCCGGCAGCGGTACAACGTGCTGGGCGCGCTCAACGCGGTCACGCACGAACTGGTGACGGAGATCAACACGACCTACATCACGGCGACCTCGGTGTGTGCGTTGCTCCGCACGATCGCGAACCGAGGGATGCCGATACCGGTCACGTTGGTGATGGACAACGCCCGGTACCAGCGGTGCGCGTTGGTGCAGGGCGCGGCCAAGGAGTTGGGTATCGAGTTGCTGTTCCTGCCGAGTTACTCGCCCAACCTGAACCTGATCGAGCGACTGTGGAAGTTCGTCAAGATGGAAGTTCTGAACAGCCGCCACCATCAGGATTTCAAAAGTTTCAGGACGCCATCGACGGGTGCCTGGCTGATCTGACGACCAAACACCGCCAGAAGCTGGCCACTCTGTTGACGCACAACTTCCAGACCTGGGGCAATGTGTCACTCCTGAATGCGTAAAGCATAGTTTGCCGAACTTCGCCGTGAACCCGCGGGCCATGACCTCGAACACTCCCGGTGCGCGCTCTTGCGGGCCGCCTTCAGGTGCGCGGTACTGGTTCATCAGGGCGGAAACGAGATAATCATCTGTGCCCTCCCCCCGTCGTCCTGGGCGACGAGCCTGCGGAACCTGTCGAGTGCTTCACGGTAAGTCGGTCCGGCCCGCGGGCGAGGAAGTGCTGGTCACCTGCGATCGAGCAACCGTAGGCTTTCTTCGACTTCAGTACCGCACCGACGGTTTCGGGCCGGGCTTCATGGTGATATCCTGAAGGGTCCGGGATGTTGGCGGGAGGGAGAGCAAATACTGAACGTTGTCACACACAGAACAGCAAGCCGTGACCGAATTCATGATAATCAAGATGCAAAATGCTGGCAAATAAGGAGATAAAACCACCATGAACTACATCGACCCTCAAGATTTATGTTTCCGCTTGCACGCCTAAAGCCTTTGAAAGCAAGGGCTTTGCGCGAATCGGTCCGGTTGCACGGCTTTGCCCTATTGGCCCTGATTTCCACTGTTTCCAGGGATCTCGTGGCTATCTCGTGACGACTCGTGACGGCCTCCGAACCGCGGAAAGCACGCGGCCCCGTGCCGATTGCAACCGGCTCAGGTCGCGGGCTTGACGTGCTGCCCAACCCAAGACACCAGCGCGTTCCGCACCCTGTCGGCTTCGGCGCGAACGTATGCCAGCCGAGAGTAGGCGTTCGGTTGGACCCTCGAGATGACGCAAACGGGCAGCTTGCGAGAACACAGCTCGTTCACCATGCCGTACTGCACGAGCGACTCCACAGCCTCCCGGTAATCCGGTTCGTCTTTCCAGAAACCCGTCTGCTCCCCGAGCCGGATGGCTGCGAACTCCAGCGCCAGCCCCTCGATCCCGGTGATCTCGTACCTCGCCTGTAGACGTTGGCGGAGGGTGGCGCCCATCGTTTCCGAGAGATGCTGGGACAGCCGGCCGAGCGCCCCCGTCTGGCTGATGGTCTGCCCGACGTACAGAATCGTGGTGCCGTCGAAGGTGAGCAGAATCCCGTAGATGTACGGCGCTCGCGTCGCGACTGCCGCGTCGTGAACCGTCGCACGGAGCGCGGCAGGCATCGTTAACCCTCCCAACACAGCAATTCGTGGCCGTATTACTTCCCGCCGAGGAACTCGCTGATGTCGAGCTGCCTCGTGAGATCCGAAAGCGCACCGCCGACACGCTCACGGAATTCGGCCATCACCTTCTCGATCACCTTCGGGTCCGAGTCCGACTTGTAGACCGTCCCGTACTCGCCCCTCGCCAGTGCGTAGAAGAGCACGTCGATCACCTTGAGCAGGTTGGCGTCCCCGTGGACAGCGGCGATCATGTCCCGGGCGAATCGGTGGGAGCTGTTCACCCGCACGATCAACCCCGCTTCCGGGTCGTGGGCACGCTCCCATAGCTGGTTATTGTCGAGGCTATCCACCCACTGAACCCGCTGCTTCTGCTCCCGCAGCTTGGTCGATTCTTCCGGGGTCGTCGGCTTTTCACCGACGGCCTTCGTCCGCCGGGTCTTGAGCTTCTCGCGCTCGGCGGGTGGGGCGACACTCTCGTCAAGCTCGTCGCTTTTGTCCTCCAGTTTGGAAATCTTGTCCAGCTCCTCGTTCGCCTCATCGTGAGGCGTGCGGGAGAGAATCTTCTGGACGTTCGCGGTTGCGTTCTTCCATGCGGCCCGGCTCTTCTTCACCGCTTCGCCGATCAACGGCTTGAGCTGGTCCTCGGCGGTTTCGGACAGGTGGATGCGGCTCTTGGTTACGTCGATGTTGAGCAGGTCATCGGCTTGGCTGTTGATCAAGAACCGGCCGCGGAAGGCGTAGAGGTCCTGGTCTTGTGGGACGTAGCCGAGGCTGGCCGCCCAGGAAATCAACCGGTGGTTCCGGTAGATGTAGAATCCGTAGTTGCCGGCACCGATCATGTACCTGTCGCGGCAGGCGGCCTGCGTCATCGTGCCTACCCTGCCTACACTCGGCGGATGGGGAAGCTGGGTGATCGTCACGACGGCGGAGATGGCTCCCTTCTTGTCGAGCTGAATGCTTTGTTCTCGCTGGATGAAGTTCGGCTGTAGCCCAGCCCAGGTGTTCTCGTTCAAGTCACCTGCGTCCCCGTCGGCGATCTCGCTGGTGAACAGCGGATCGAACGGCTTTACTTCATCCCCGTTAACGGTGATGGCCAGCTTCTCGGCGTGCGGAACCTGCCCCTGAAGGTAGTAGTGGTAGATGACCCCGGCCCTCTGCTTCAGCTCTTCGATGATTTCCGAAGCACGCGGCAGAGAATCGAGCAGCGGCTCCGTAATGCGGATCACCGTCCCCGAGCCTTTTGAGGCTACCGATTCGAGCAGTGCGATGTCCTCGTCGGACGGCGCGACCAGCTCGTAGAAGTAGTCTGAGGTAATCTTTGAGCAGTCCAGAACGGCCTTGAACGCCTTCGACGGGTCGGCCTTGGGGCGGGTGATGATTTCCAGGCAGCGGCCGAGGGACGCGGCGGCCGACTTCAGGCCGAGGCCGAACTTGGAGAGCGTGTACTCGTGGTACGCCTGCGGCGACGAGCCGAGGGAGAGGGCGTTGTCGATCCCGGCCTCGTCCATGCCGGTGCCGTTGTCGACGATCGTGAACGCCTTAAGTACCGCCTTCGGCCGGCCAGCCGCCCCCTGCTGGTTCTCCGTATCGACCTTGATCGCGATACTCGTCGCTTGAGCCGAGACGGAGTTGTCCCCGATGTCCAGCAACGCTGACACGGGGTTGTAGCCGATGTGCCCGAAGGCGCTCAACAGGCGGCCGGGGTTCACCGGCGGGCGGCGGATGTCGGGCATGGCGGAATCCTTGGGAGGGAGGCTGAAGGACTTGGTTCACACCGTCAGCGCCG
The Gemmata palustris DNA segment above includes these coding regions:
- a CDS encoding RNA ligase (ATP), translating into MRKLASIQTVNAVEPIPNADAIEKIRVLGWWVVSKKGEHKVGDKLVYCEIDSLLPVRPEFEFLRPSSFKPAQTDASGVETLPAGFRIKTVKLRGQVSQGICFPLSLLPAGAPDEEGADATDLLGVRKWEPPLPVGMGGKVKGGFPGFLPKTDETRVQVLEAALLRHQGKTFYVTEKLDGTSFTAFLRQGEFGICSRNLWMDEADESNVLARVAKGLKLEEKLRAAREKLGHDVAIQAEVIGPGIQKNKYALKEVTLRVFSVLNVDTYRLVDHPVKLAVLADMGVEPVPQLGMIMLNHTVDELVAFSEGTSVLNPQVQREGIVLRPLVEEYDEDIGGRLSFKAINPKFLLKYDE
- a CDS encoding tyrosine-type recombinase/integrase, whose protein sequence is MAELKPYAFDQWLNAQETWNSTTKAHAVALILGAISWAVRKGFILTNPLAGKIERPVPLLRGREARLSDGLMDILISECFERATYNRKNRTGTPAVHLRNVGFTEQFGRLLWLLRSTGARPIELRKAEAHNYQNGKLVFRWNATRGYVHKTAAKTRRDRIIFLSPEARAYVEECVAKHPEGVLFRTLRGDEWGLTNCTQKWRQWLLKRPRVLAYMQEHEINTKEVKIYGFRHAAISKWLDDGGDIYVAAQLFGTSVKMIEQRYGSPDIDRLHERFMAFAGRNPLPLPTTAAIPQS
- a CDS encoding helix-turn-helix domain-containing protein, which gives rise to MGTRTRAFRSMEILWLKSKNQTHGCIAELANVSRSTVQRVLRIFAVKGLDGVRSFGWKGQPSALTPHRATIEEEFRASAAHGSRRGAADRGADRRPTEAITGP
- a CDS encoding transposase yields the protein MYFVDASHFVLASFLGWVWCFVRLYVRAASGRQRYNVLGALNAVTHELVTEINTTYITATSVCALLRTIANRGMPIPVTLVMDNARYQRCALVQGAAKELGIELLFLPSYSPNLNLIERLWKFVKMEVLNSRHHQDFKSFRTPSTGAWLI
- a CDS encoding ATP-binding protein — its product is MPDIRRPPVNPGRLLSAFGHIGYNPVSALLDIGDNSVSAQATSIAIKVDTENQQGAAGRPKAVLKAFTIVDNGTGMDEAGIDNALSLGSSPQAYHEYTLSKFGLGLKSAAASLGRCLEIITRPKADPSKAFKAVLDCSKITSDYFYELVAPSDEDIALLESVASKGSGTVIRITEPLLDSLPRASEIIEELKQRAGVIYHYYLQGQVPHAEKLAITVNGDEVKPFDPLFTSEIADGDAGDLNENTWAGLQPNFIQREQSIQLDKKGAISAVVTITQLPHPPSVGRVGTMTQAACRDRYMIGAGNYGFYIYRNHRLISWAASLGYVPQDQDLYAFRGRFLINSQADDLLNIDVTKSRIHLSETAEDQLKPLIGEAVKKSRAAWKNATANVQKILSRTPHDEANEELDKISKLEDKSDELDESVAPPAEREKLKTRRTKAVGEKPTTPEESTKLREQKQRVQWVDSLDNNQLWERAHDPEAGLIVRVNSSHRFARDMIAAVHGDANLLKVIDVLFYALARGEYGTVYKSDSDPKVIEKVMAEFRERVGGALSDLTRQLDISEFLGGK